The Fortiea contorta PCC 7126 genome has a segment encoding these proteins:
- a CDS encoding transporter, with protein MPGVRPTQQSVNLVTKQSAQSLKESDLRFSAYSLNAADLQLDSTSFVLDQSQFHFYSTAPETQISEPMPDHRSIVQNLETELSEAKLDKSRYNLFNPTPRNLLREFATDRPDTTESPFTVDAGHFQFEAELVNFSRRASDEDGNTTEDLLFTATNLKVGLLNNVDLQLVVQPYSRSRIKLRDSNRVEETAGFDALVARVKVNIYGNDAFEKPGATALAVMPFISIPTVQDGVGGNFVEGGLIRHLL; from the coding sequence TTGCCTGGAGTTAGACCGACTCAACAATCGGTAAATTTGGTGACAAAACAATCGGCTCAATCTCTAAAAGAGAGTGATTTGCGTTTCTCTGCCTACAGCTTAAACGCGGCGGATCTCCAGCTTGATTCAACTTCTTTTGTATTGGATCAAAGTCAGTTTCACTTTTATAGTACCGCGCCTGAAACTCAAATTTCAGAGCCGATGCCCGATCATCGTTCCATCGTCCAGAATCTCGAAACAGAACTATCCGAAGCGAAGCTAGACAAAAGCCGTTACAACTTGTTCAACCCAACCCCTAGAAACTTGCTGCGGGAATTTGCCACCGATCGCCCTGATACCACAGAAAGCCCCTTCACCGTCGATGCCGGTCACTTTCAATTTGAAGCTGAATTAGTCAACTTTTCTCGCAGAGCCTCAGATGAAGACGGCAACACCACAGAAGATTTGCTATTCACCGCCACCAATCTCAAGGTTGGCTTACTCAACAACGTGGATCTGCAACTGGTGGTTCAACCCTATTCGCGATCGCGCATCAAACTACGTGACAGCAACCGAGTCGAAGAAACGGCTGGTTTTGATGCACTCGTTGCTCGTGTGAAAGTCAACATTTACGGCAATGATGCGTTTGAAAAACCGGGCGCAACGGCTCTCGCGGTCATGCCGTTTATCAGCATTCCGACTGTCCAAGATGGGGTAGGAGGCAATTTTGTTGAGGGTGGACTAATTAGGCACTTGCTCTGA
- a CDS encoding multicopper oxidase domain-containing protein: MGAGTLIGKLFPGAAFAQSPSEKSTPYPAKGIENNAKMPHFGMVHGGNMIIGEVDTAQNGFDPRKMLTDWDTGKVSQLPNGQTLREYDIAVEEKEIEIAPGVKYPAWTYNGRVPGPTLRVTEGDRIRIRFKNPGSHLHTIHFHGIHSARQDGIAGTLEASPGQEVVYEFDAKPFGSHLYHCHSVPFKRHLHKGLYGAFIIDPDPKKHPDQQEAAKSRQLGTPENAKWQEFVMVMNAFDTNFDEENEVYAINTIPFEFMKRPIQIERDRPIRVYLINVIEFDPINSFHLHANFFDFYDHGTTLTPTHRMIDTVMMVQAQRGILEFSFKDHEPGKYMFHAHQSEFLELGWMSAFEVMA; the protein is encoded by the coding sequence TTGGGGGCTGGAACGCTGATAGGTAAGTTATTCCCCGGCGCTGCTTTTGCCCAATCGCCCTCTGAGAAGTCCACACCCTATCCAGCAAAAGGTATTGAAAATAATGCAAAAATGCCCCATTTTGGCATGGTGCATGGGGGCAATATGATAATTGGGGAGGTCGATACGGCTCAGAACGGATTCGACCCGCGCAAAATGTTAACGGATTGGGATACGGGTAAGGTTTCGCAGTTACCCAATGGTCAAACGCTGCGGGAATACGACATTGCTGTAGAAGAAAAAGAAATTGAAATTGCGCCCGGTGTGAAGTATCCAGCTTGGACGTATAACGGACGAGTTCCAGGGCCAACGCTGCGGGTAACGGAGGGCGATCGCATTCGGATTCGCTTCAAAAACCCTGGAAGTCATCTTCACACAATTCACTTTCACGGGATTCATTCGGCTCGTCAAGACGGCATTGCAGGCACACTCGAAGCGTCTCCAGGGCAGGAAGTGGTGTATGAATTTGATGCTAAACCGTTTGGCTCTCATTTATACCACTGCCATTCTGTTCCCTTCAAGCGACATCTGCACAAAGGACTGTATGGGGCATTTATCATTGACCCCGATCCGAAAAAGCATCCCGACCAGCAAGAGGCGGCTAAATCTCGCCAACTGGGTACGCCTGAAAACGCCAAGTGGCAGGAGTTCGTCATGGTGATGAATGCTTTTGACACCAACTTTGATGAGGAGAATGAAGTCTACGCGATCAACACGATTCCCTTCGAGTTTATGAAACGTCCGATTCAGATCGAGCGCGATCGCCCGATTCGGGTTTACCTGATCAACGTCATCGAATTCGACCCGATCAATTCTTTTCATCTCCACGCCAACTTTTTTGACTTCTACGATCACGGCACAACGCTCACGCCAACCCATCGCATGATCGATACAGTGATGATGGTGCAGGCACAGCGCGGCATTCTGGAGTTTTCTTTCAAAGACCATGAGCCGGGAAAATATATGTTCCATGCCCATCAGTCAGAATTTCTTGAATTAGGTTGGATGAGTGCATTTGAGGTGATGGCATGA
- a CDS encoding ZIP family metal transporter, with protein sequence MNTKKPWLWVILPLVLISALIGIFLTTNPLASLQSAAPPVEKLTVEQTVLDEKGISLLVRADGSEPMQIAQVQIDAAYWQFTQDPPGALPRLSSAWIRLPYPWVEGETHHINLLTNTGAGFEHEIAIAVQTPTISVNRLLAFALLGLYVGIMPVGLGMLFYPALKALSGQGMRFLLALTIGMLIYLFIDTIVEATEKATEVAAAFSGSTLVWVITAASFLAVFLIGRRAGKAPEGTELSTYLALGIGIHNLGEGLAIGAAFAVGEAALGSLLVIGFTLHNITEGIGIAAPLVDLRPKLRTLLGLTALAGLPAVIGTWIGAFAFTPIWAVLFLSIGAGAVLQVIVEVGSYLTRTAQKQGSSWLSQASFVGFALGLAVMYGTALLVST encoded by the coding sequence ATGAATACAAAAAAACCTTGGCTTTGGGTCATTCTTCCCCTAGTGTTGATCTCTGCGTTGATTGGCATTTTTCTGACGACAAATCCGCTGGCATCGTTGCAAAGTGCTGCGCCACCTGTAGAAAAACTGACCGTAGAACAGACAGTGCTAGATGAGAAGGGAATCTCTCTGTTAGTTCGCGCTGATGGCTCTGAACCGATGCAGATTGCTCAAGTGCAAATCGATGCAGCGTATTGGCAGTTTACGCAAGATCCTCCCGGTGCGTTGCCTCGGCTCTCTAGTGCCTGGATTCGGTTGCCGTACCCGTGGGTTGAGGGAGAAACCCATCACATTAATTTGTTGACCAATACAGGCGCAGGATTTGAACACGAAATTGCGATCGCCGTGCAAACCCCCACGATTTCGGTCAATCGCTTGCTTGCCTTTGCCTTATTGGGTTTGTATGTTGGCATTATGCCAGTTGGTTTGGGAATGCTGTTCTATCCAGCCTTGAAAGCTCTGAGTGGTCAGGGCATGAGGTTTCTATTGGCACTGACGATCGGAATGTTGATTTACTTGTTTATCGATACGATCGTAGAAGCGACCGAAAAAGCAACCGAGGTGGCTGCTGCTTTTTCAGGCAGTACACTGGTTTGGGTGATTACTGCGGCTAGCTTCTTAGCAGTCTTTTTGATTGGCAGACGAGCAGGTAAAGCGCCAGAAGGAACTGAATTATCAACTTACCTGGCGTTAGGCATTGGAATTCACAACTTAGGAGAAGGATTAGCGATCGGGGCGGCTTTTGCAGTGGGAGAAGCTGCTTTAGGGTCGCTTCTAGTCATCGGATTTACGCTACACAACATCACAGAAGGAATCGGCATTGCTGCTCCTCTGGTTGATCTGCGCCCAAAACTCAGAACTCTGCTCGGCTTGACGGCTTTAGCGGGTTTGCCTGCTGTGATTGGCACTTGGATCGGCGCGTTCGCATTTACTCCGATTTGGGCGGTGTTATTTTTGAGCATTGGCGCAGGAGCCGTGTTGCAGGTGATTGTTGAAGTGGGGTCATACTTGACACGCACTGCACAAAAGCAGGGTAGCTCGTGGCTGTCTCAAGCGAGTTTTGTTGGATTTGCTCTAGGTTTAGCCGTGATGTATGGAACGGCGCTGTTGGTGAGTACTTAA
- a CDS encoding tetratricopeptide repeat protein yields the protein MNYIYSSVAILGITTSVLSGIPVAVHAAQSPQTRIQQMNYQEYYNQGVQKLEQGNFNGAIEDFSWVVQLNPKYYEGFCLRGLAKSQLGDFKAAVIDFDQALRLNPNHTDAYNSRGTAHAELGSIQAAITDFNQVIKIDPKSVDAYYNRGFLNYKQGNHKLAIADFNQALQINPNLADAYGNRGLAEYALGDRKSAITDLQQAASLFQRQGDSQMYQQTQALLKQIQQ from the coding sequence ATGAACTACATTTACTCTTCTGTTGCCATCCTGGGAATAACAACTAGCGTACTGAGTGGAATACCTGTTGCTGTCCATGCTGCACAGTCACCACAAACGCGTATTCAACAAATGAATTATCAGGAATATTATAACCAGGGTGTGCAAAAGCTTGAGCAAGGCAACTTCAACGGCGCGATAGAAGATTTTAGTTGGGTAGTACAGTTAAATCCCAAATACTACGAAGGTTTTTGTCTAAGAGGTTTGGCAAAGTCTCAATTAGGAGATTTTAAAGCAGCCGTTATTGACTTCGATCAAGCACTGCGATTAAATCCCAATCATACAGATGCTTACAATAGTCGGGGGACTGCTCATGCCGAACTAGGAAGCATTCAAGCTGCGATTACTGACTTTAACCAGGTAATAAAAATTGATCCGAAGTCTGTAGATGCTTACTACAATCGGGGCTTTTTGAATTATAAACAGGGAAATCACAAGCTGGCGATCGCTGATTTTAATCAAGCACTACAAATCAACCCCAACTTAGCTGATGCTTACGGCAACCGAGGACTTGCTGAATATGCTTTAGGCGATCGCAAAAGTGCTATTACCGATTTACAGCAAGCTGCAAGTCTGTTTCAACGGCAAGGAGATAGCCAGATGTATCAGCAAACACAAGCTCTCCTTAAACAGATTCAGCAGTAA
- a CDS encoding photosystem I reaction center subunit IX → MNEIIQQTRELEIPKRWEYFCDWITSVDNRIYIGWFGVLMIPTLFAAAICFILAFTVAPAVDMDGIREPITGSILGGNNIITAAVIPTSAAVGLHFYPLWSAGNIDEWLYNGGPYQLIVFHFIIGVWCYLGRMWELSYRLGMRPWVPVAFSAPAAAATVIFLIYPIGQGSFSEGMPLGITGTFHFMLTFQADHNILMHPFHMLGVAGVFGGSLLSALHGSLVTSSLVRETSEIESANAGYKFGQEAETYNLFASHAAFFGRLTFRSLAVGSKRTIHLWLVLLPTIGIWFTALGVSTMAFNLNGFNFNQSVLDGVGHVIPTSADLINRANLGIQAMHSPNAHNFPSLLAAVDVEQR, encoded by the coding sequence ATGAACGAAATCATTCAACAGACTCGTGAACTAGAGATACCCAAGCGCTGGGAGTACTTTTGTGACTGGATTACCAGCGTGGATAATCGAATTTATATCGGCTGGTTTGGGGTGCTGATGATTCCTACCCTCTTCGCAGCTGCTATTTGTTTCATCCTGGCCTTTACTGTCGCACCTGCTGTAGATATGGATGGGATTCGGGAACCAATTACAGGCTCAATCTTGGGTGGTAACAATATCATCACAGCTGCTGTGATACCTACCTCTGCTGCGGTTGGACTGCATTTCTATCCGCTTTGGTCAGCTGGAAATATCGATGAATGGCTCTACAACGGCGGCCCTTACCAGTTAATCGTGTTTCATTTTATTATCGGTGTTTGGTGCTATCTAGGGCGGATGTGGGAATTAAGTTATCGGCTAGGAATGCGTCCTTGGGTTCCTGTTGCTTTTTCTGCTCCTGCTGCGGCTGCAACTGTCATTTTTCTTATCTATCCCATCGGTCAAGGCAGTTTTTCTGAAGGAATGCCTTTAGGAATTACCGGCACTTTCCACTTTATGCTGACTTTCCAAGCTGACCATAATATCTTGATGCATCCTTTTCATATGTTGGGTGTTGCTGGTGTTTTTGGTGGTTCTTTGCTGAGTGCGTTGCATGGTTCTTTAGTCACATCGAGTTTGGTACGAGAGACAAGCGAAATAGAATCTGCTAATGCTGGATATAAATTTGGTCAGGAGGCAGAAACTTACAACTTATTTGCCAGTCATGCTGCTTTCTTCGGACGCTTAACCTTTCGTAGCTTGGCTGTGGGTAGTAAACGTACTATCCATCTTTGGTTGGTGCTGCTACCAACTATTGGAATTTGGTTTACAGCGCTAGGTGTAAGTACGATGGCGTTTAACTTGAATGGATTCAATTTTAATCAATCAGTTTTGGATGGAGTTGGTCATGTTATTCCTACGAGTGCAGATTTAATTAATCGCGCTAATTTGGGAATTCAGGCAATGCATTCACCGAATGCTCACAACTTTCCTTCGCTTCTTGCTGCTGTTGATGTTGAGCAAAGGTAA